Proteins from a genomic interval of Schistocerca piceifrons isolate TAMUIC-IGC-003096 chromosome 3, iqSchPice1.1, whole genome shotgun sequence:
- the LOC124788014 gene encoding ankyrin repeat domain-containing protein 54-like isoform X2, giving the protein MTSVDSGVETGNDSNDSCATHDPQSPTLEITPAKLITTTTTDIQQTLTVCQTAVDKSCSTTDHDIQFPLVRIKPDDKVVNFLLPLQRPIPGIDPPAGLTFCNVQRTSLGLGNGYEVVRAENKGYDLTAVYQKFELQRKLRAVRCRLKTTREAWLQFKGPLNERKLRHACSTNNLDLVQALLDMGVNPNCYDDQRRSPLHLAACRGYADVVKLLLDKGANPNQRDSLGNTPLHLAACTNNLSVVTLLLKAGTDVSSLDLFGRNPLQLAQAKLKLLQRGSDNEDSKFIKGEVQKVIDMMMAYLQKKGQQMEMELLTAFSSRVTLSNSKEEVETDVRDLLASLNNLTLDTKK; this is encoded by the exons ATGACATCGGTTGATTCTGGCGTTGAAACTGGCAATGACAGTAATGATAGTTGTGCGACACATGATCCACAGTCACCAACACTTGAAATAACCCCAGCAAAATTAATTACGACGACTACGACCGACATTCAACAGACCCTTACTGTGTGTCAAACAGCAGTCGACAAATCATGTTCGACGACGGATCATGATATCCAGTTTCCACTAGTCAGGATAAAGCCAGATGACAAG GTTGTAAATTTCCTGCTCCCTCTTCAAAGACCAATTCCTGGAATCGATCCACCAGCTGGACTCACATTCTGTAATGTACAGCGCACAAGCCTTGGTCTTGGAAATGGTTATGAAGTGGTCAGGGCTG AGAACAAAGGTTATGATCTGACAGCTGTGTACCAGAAATTTGAACTTCAGAGGAAACTCCGAGCTGTGCGGTGCAGGCTGAAGACTACTCGTGAAGCGTGGTTGCAGTTTAAAGGACCTCTCA ATGAGCGGAAGTTAAGACATGCATGCTCCACAAACAATTTAGATTTGGTTCAAGCCTTACTTGACATGGGCGTCAACCCGAACTGTTACGATGATCAGCGCAGATCACCATTACATCTTGCTGCATGCCGCGGATACGCTGATGTTGTGAA aCTACTACTAGACAAAGGAGCAAACCCTAATCAGAGAGATTCTCTTGGAAACACGCCTCTCCATCTGGCTGCATGCACAAACAATTTGAGTGTTGTCACACTCCTGCTGAAGGCTG GAACTGATGTAAGTTCGTTGGACTTGTTTGGGCGAAATCCATTGCAGCTTGCTCAGGCAAAGCTGAAATTGCTACAAAGAGGAAGTGACAATGAAGATTCAAAATTTATTAAAGGCGAAGTGCAAAAG GTCATAGACATGATGATGGCATATCTGCAAAAGAAAGGCCAACAAATGGAAATGGAGCTTTTAACTGCATTCTCATCCCGTGTGACCCTAAGCAACTCAAAAGAAGAAGTTGAAACTGATGTGCGAGACTTGTTGGCGAGTCTTAACAATTTGACCTTGGATACAAAGAAATGA
- the LOC124788014 gene encoding ankyrin repeat domain-containing protein 54-like isoform X1 — translation MTSVDSGVETGNDSNDSCATHDPQSPTLEITPAKLITTTTTDIQQTLTVCQTAVDKSCSTTDHDIQFPLVRIKPDDKVVNFLLPLQRPIPGIDPPAGLTFCNVQRTSLGLGNGYEVVRAENKGYDLTAVYQKFELQRKLRAVRCRLKTTREAWLQFKGPLSNFYERKLRHACSTNNLDLVQALLDMGVNPNCYDDQRRSPLHLAACRGYADVVKLLLDKGANPNQRDSLGNTPLHLAACTNNLSVVTLLLKAGTDVSSLDLFGRNPLQLAQAKLKLLQRGSDNEDSKFIKGEVQKVIDMMMAYLQKKGQQMEMELLTAFSSRVTLSNSKEEVETDVRDLLASLNNLTLDTKK, via the exons ATGACATCGGTTGATTCTGGCGTTGAAACTGGCAATGACAGTAATGATAGTTGTGCGACACATGATCCACAGTCACCAACACTTGAAATAACCCCAGCAAAATTAATTACGACGACTACGACCGACATTCAACAGACCCTTACTGTGTGTCAAACAGCAGTCGACAAATCATGTTCGACGACGGATCATGATATCCAGTTTCCACTAGTCAGGATAAAGCCAGATGACAAG GTTGTAAATTTCCTGCTCCCTCTTCAAAGACCAATTCCTGGAATCGATCCACCAGCTGGACTCACATTCTGTAATGTACAGCGCACAAGCCTTGGTCTTGGAAATGGTTATGAAGTGGTCAGGGCTG AGAACAAAGGTTATGATCTGACAGCTGTGTACCAGAAATTTGAACTTCAGAGGAAACTCCGAGCTGTGCGGTGCAGGCTGAAGACTACTCGTGAAGCGTGGTTGCAGTTTAAAGGACCTCTCAGTAATTTCT ATGAGCGGAAGTTAAGACATGCATGCTCCACAAACAATTTAGATTTGGTTCAAGCCTTACTTGACATGGGCGTCAACCCGAACTGTTACGATGATCAGCGCAGATCACCATTACATCTTGCTGCATGCCGCGGATACGCTGATGTTGTGAA aCTACTACTAGACAAAGGAGCAAACCCTAATCAGAGAGATTCTCTTGGAAACACGCCTCTCCATCTGGCTGCATGCACAAACAATTTGAGTGTTGTCACACTCCTGCTGAAGGCTG GAACTGATGTAAGTTCGTTGGACTTGTTTGGGCGAAATCCATTGCAGCTTGCTCAGGCAAAGCTGAAATTGCTACAAAGAGGAAGTGACAATGAAGATTCAAAATTTATTAAAGGCGAAGTGCAAAAG GTCATAGACATGATGATGGCATATCTGCAAAAGAAAGGCCAACAAATGGAAATGGAGCTTTTAACTGCATTCTCATCCCGTGTGACCCTAAGCAACTCAAAAGAAGAAGTTGAAACTGATGTGCGAGACTTGTTGGCGAGTCTTAACAATTTGACCTTGGATACAAAGAAATGA